The genome window GAAGGTTCAGATAGATGGACTCTCACACTGATAGATTATTGACCTTAAAAAGTGTTGAGGGTCAGTCTATGAATCATCTTCCAAGACCTGATAGTTCTTCCCTGTAGAAAGTTACCATGTGGATACTGGTCTAAAGAAGCCTACCAAAACTGAAATTAAAGAACAAGAAATTAAGGTCATGTATGATTCTGTGGGTCCATACATTCAGTTTTTCCATTTGACTAATTATATCTTATGAAAACTCGTTCCTTGATTCAAATTCCCAAGCGAAAACAAGGTATATATATTGCTGAACCAATTTGAACATATTCTACATTTCTCAGATGAATTGTTCCCTGTCACTCATGGATCTGAGCTGAAGCTGTTGATGTATCAAAGGATTTCCTCCTGACCAAGAGGCAAGTGATCCTTGAAGGATGAGCGTGTGTGTTGTCCAGACTGCACAATACAAAGTCCGGCCGGTGCAGTGCAAGGTTCAACCTATCCTCCCCCACAACCAGCGCAGTGGCATCAAGCAGAACATGCCATGAGTTCCGGTGAGCTTCTGAAACCCAGTGCATTGAGTATCGTGTACCATTCACATCCGCAGGGTAACAGAAGAGTCCCTTGGGACTGTGCTTACACTTCCTTCTGAAGTACTGGCTAAGCTGCGATCCCTTGATCCTCAAGTCCAGCCAAGTCTCTGGTGCTGAGATCACTTTTGAGTCCTTGTAACTTGCGAATTCCTTTATGTAATCCTCTTCTTCCCCAAGAATCGTCATGTAGAAGTTTCCCCTGAAGAAAGGATAGCTCTCTCCCACCATCATCATCGCTTCCTTGTAGTTAGACGTGAAGAGGACTAGGTACTCATTGTCAGACAGACCACAGTGCTTTAGAACTTTGTTTTGAGCTTGGATTTCTGGGATTGAGATGAAACTGCCAGGAAAGGAGGATTTCTTGGTGAGGATATCAAGCAGTCTTGATGCCTCCAACTGGGTTCTGTCTAGATCAGGGAGATTGCTACCAAAGGAAGGTGTGGACTCTCTGAAACTGCCTCTAGGGGACTTCCTCCTATCGTCAGGTGTTGGATCTGAAGACTCCTCATTGATGCAAAGAGTGGAGAGATCGATCATTTCTCCTTCCTCAACCAATCCATTGGCGTATTGTGGGTACTTGGCAAAGACATACTGCTCAACATACTGCATCTCAGTCGGCGTGATTGGACCTGACCATCTGAGGTCAAGACCATGGAGCGTTGATATGGCTTCCGCAACTATGTGAGCAGGAATCACAGTATGTGCTTTCTGTTTTCATCCAAAATTTAGTCAAGCAATCAGAACATgaaattacatatatatttatttaggaACTCATGAAACATGAAGAAAAAGGgagtttgaatttgaatttaccTTGACTACCATACTGCTTGCTTTGCTATTTTGTAAAGGTGATTTAGGCATAGAAGTGAAAGAGGATTCTTTAAGTTCATCATCCATTGTAGCCTAATTTGATATCAAACCTTCTGTTAGAgtctttgaatctttttgcttGAAACTTATAGGAAACAACAGATGTCTAGATGGAAAAAATAAGGAACATCAACTTCAATTATACAGTACTTACCTTAGAACCCACATGCGAAACAATCTGTTCTTCAGTGTTCCTCCCCATGATGCCTATAGTTTTTGCCCCTCAAAAACATAGAGCAATTGGATCATGGACCAATAACGAAGAAAGAGTTAAGAGAACAGACAAAAAGTAGGAGAAAAAACAGAGGCAGCCAAAGCAACCCTCTAAACCTCTCTTTCTGTAGAGGTGAGCTTGTATGCTCAGAGGAACTAAAAGAGTTTGAAGGGAAGATGAAGGACAACAGAAGAATGGAGAGGAAAGGAAGATAAGAAGAGCACTAAACCCTCAAGAGCCTTTTGTTATAGAAAAAATCTGAATTCGGGGtctaaataaatttatagaaGCTGCTAGGACGAGGAAGAAAGCAAAGGAATGGAGGAGGAAACATAGGCAGGGGCGAAGAGAAGACCAAgccaacctcaccaaaaccttTGTTGTAATAGAAGTAGTGATGAACTAGGGGTATTAAAGAAATCAAAAGAACACGCCCACGATGACAACAGCAATGTTAGGAAACCATGAAACAGTAATGCCCACCATTACCATGGTTGGATTAACCTTGAGATTAGACTGATTCTTCAGGGTCTGACTCAAAAAGGAAATTTGGCGATAACTGCTAGTGATGTTAATCAAAAGGTTGCTCAGATCAAATTAGGGATTCGATAATTCTAGGCAGCATCTGCCtggttttagattgagtttCAGAGGGTACTAAACCTTGATCATAACCATAACCATTGATCTAGCCTAAGTTCCTTTCTCCATCATAAGAGGGATGGAATAAACTAGTATTCTCTCAATGAAATAATGAAATGGCAACaagccaaaaaaaatatattcaattggTGATGATACAtcatttatgatttaaaatttggaacTGAAAGAGACCCTTTGAAGACACCTGGAGGGAGTTAGGATGGGACCCATTTGCTGGTGTTTGGTTTCTAAGAAAATCGATGGGAATGGGAGTCTTTGGAGCTATGACTAGGCTTGGAGTCAGCCCTGATTATTTAGTCCAACAAAGAGTTTTTCAAAGTACCATTCCACACGTTTGAGACTATCAAAATTCACACAGAACATCCTGAAATGTGaagatttcttatatatattgtGAGTGTAACCATGATATCAAGATTGGTATCTGATTCTGGTTTGGGTTTAGAAGGAGATGTGCTGAACCCAGCCTTTGATTTTGAACAGAAACTGCAGTCTAATACTTCATCCGTATCCCACCAACCCAAAAGAGACTCCCATTTGCACACACAAGGACTTTCCATAAGAAATTCTATTTGAGAACTTAGTCATGGCAAACAGTATTCATCTGGGCATGATCTCATTATGTACCTCACTAAAGAAAAAAACGAGAACATCTTTCACTTCGGTCAAAACAAAGTTGGTAGAAAAAGATTTCTGAGGTTGAAAGTGGTATTATAAGAATATGCCACCCA of Vitis vinifera cultivar Pinot Noir 40024 chromosome 17, ASM3070453v1 contains these proteins:
- the LOC100249081 gene encoding uncharacterized protein LOC100249081 isoform X2, whose amino-acid sequence is MDDELKESSFTSMPKSPLQNSKASSMVVKKAHTVIPAHIVAEAISTLHGLDLRWSGPITPTEMQYVEQYVFAKYPQYANGLVEEGEMIDLSTLCINEESSDPTPDDRRKSPRGSFRESTPSFGSNLPDLDRTQLEASRLLDILTKKSSFPGSFISIPEIQAQNKVLKHCGLSDNEYLVLFTSNYKEAMMMVGESYPFFRGNFYMTILGEEEDYIKEFASYKDSKVISAPETWLDLRIKGSQLSQYFRRKCKHSPKGLFCYPADVNGTRYSMHWVSEAHRNSWHVLLDATALVVGEDRLNLALHRPDFVLCSLDNTHAHPSRITCLLVRRKSFDTSTASAQIHE
- the LOC100249081 gene encoding uncharacterized protein LOC100249081 isoform X1, with product MGRNTEEQIVSHVGSKATMDDELKESSFTSMPKSPLQNSKASSMVVKKAHTVIPAHIVAEAISTLHGLDLRWSGPITPTEMQYVEQYVFAKYPQYANGLVEEGEMIDLSTLCINEESSDPTPDDRRKSPRGSFRESTPSFGSNLPDLDRTQLEASRLLDILTKKSSFPGSFISIPEIQAQNKVLKHCGLSDNEYLVLFTSNYKEAMMMVGESYPFFRGNFYMTILGEEEDYIKEFASYKDSKVISAPETWLDLRIKGSQLSQYFRRKCKHSPKGLFCYPADVNGTRYSMHWVSEAHRNSWHVLLDATALVVGEDRLNLALHRPDFVLCSLDNTHAHPSRITCLLVRRKSFDTSTASAQIHE